One segment of Desmodus rotundus isolate HL8 chromosome 6, HLdesRot8A.1, whole genome shotgun sequence DNA contains the following:
- the GPR85 gene encoding probable G-protein coupled receptor 85 — protein sequence MANYSHAADNILQNLSPLTAFLKLTSLGFIIGVSVVGNLLISILLVKDKTLHRAPYYFLLDLCCSDILRSAICFPFVFNSVKNGSTWTYGTLTCKVIAFLGVLSCFHTAFMLFCISVTRYLAIAHHRFYTKRLTFWTCLAVICMVWTLSVAMAFPPVLDVGTYSFIREEDQCTFQHRSFRANDSLGFMLLLALILLATQLVYLKLIFFVHDRRKMKPVQFVAAVSQNWTFHGPGASGQAAANWLAGFGRGPTPPTLLGIRQNANTMGRRRLLVLDEFKMEKRISRMFYMMTFLFLTLWGPYLVACYWRVFAGGPVVPGGFLTAAVWMSFAQAGINPFVCIFSNRELRRCFSTTLLYCRKSRLPREPYCVI from the coding sequence ATGGCGAATTATAGCCATGCAGCTGACAACATTTTACAAAATCTCTCTCCTCTAACAGCCTTTCTGAAACTGACTTCCCTGGGCTTCATAATAGGAGTCAGCGTGGTGGGCAACCTTCTGATCTCCATTTTGCTAGTGAAAGATAAGACTTTGCATAGAGCACCGTACTACTTCCTGTTGGACCTTTGCTGTTCTGATATTCTCAGGTCTgcaatttgttttccatttgtattCAACTCTGTTAAAAATGGCTCTACCTGGACTTATGGGACTTTGACTTGCAAAGTGATTGCCTTTCTGGGGGTTTTGTCCTGTTTCCACACTGCTTTCATGCTCTTCTGCATCAGTGTCACCAGATACTTAGCTATCGCCCATCACCGTTTCTATACAAAGAGGCTGACATTTTGGACGTGTCTGGCTGTGATCTGCATGGTGTGGACTTTATCTGTGGCCATGGCGTTTCCCCCAGTTTTAGATGTGGGCACTTACTCATTCATTAGGGAAGAAGATCAATGCACCTTCCAACACCGCTCCTTCAGGGCCAATGATTCCTTAGGATTTATGCTGCTCCTTGCCCTCATCCTCCTAGCCACACAGCTTGTCTACCTCAAGCTGATATTTTTTGTTCACGATCGAAGGAAAATGAAGCCAGTCCAGTTTGTAGCAGCAGTCAGCCAGAACTGGACTTTTCATGGCCCAGGAGCCAGTGGCCAGGCAGCTGCCAATTGGCTAGCAGGATTTGGAAGGGGTCCCACACCACCTACCTTGTTGGGCATCAGGCAAAATGCAAACACCATGGGCAGAAGAAGGCTATTGGTCTTAGatgaattcaaaatggaaaagagaattaGCAGAATGTTCTATATGATGACTTTTCTCTTCCTAACCTTGTGGGGCCCTTACCTGGTAGCCTGTTATTGGAGAGTTTTTGCAGGAGGGCCTGTAGTACCAGGGGGATTTCTAACAGCTGCCGTCTGGATGAGTTTTGCCCAAGCAGGAATCAACccttttgtctgcattttctccaacaGGGAGCTGAGGCGCTGTTTCAGCACAACCCTTCTTTACTGCAGAAAATCCAGGTTACCAAGGGAACCTTACTGTGTTATATGA